One Paenibacillus sp. FSL W8-0186 genomic window carries:
- a CDS encoding glycoside hydrolase family 130 protein yields the protein MSKIIGESLKNIPWQDKPAGLNAPVWRYSANPIIERNAIPNSNSVFNSAVVPFEGKFAGVFRCDSRSVSMDIFAGFSDDGVNWTINHEPIVFEGDPEITKREYRYDPRVIKIGKRYYITWCNGYHGPTIGVGYTTDFKTFHQLENAFLPYNRNGVLFPRKIGDYYAMVSRPSDTGHTPFGDIFYSVSPDLTFWGKHRYVMGTVNGDESAWQSKKIGPGPVPIETDKGWLLIYHGVINTCNGFVYRMGCALLDLDEPWKVISRSRNYILGPETMYECVGDVPNVTFPCAALTDADTGRIAIYYGCADTVTGLAFTTVDELLNYMEEYPL from the coding sequence ATGAGCAAAATTATTGGAGAGTCCTTGAAAAATATCCCTTGGCAGGATAAGCCCGCCGGTCTGAATGCGCCAGTCTGGCGTTACTCGGCAAACCCGATTATCGAGAGAAATGCGATCCCGAATTCCAACAGTGTATTCAACTCCGCCGTTGTTCCCTTTGAGGGCAAGTTTGCTGGCGTGTTCCGCTGTGATTCCAGATCGGTGAGCATGGATATTTTCGCCGGGTTTAGCGATGATGGTGTGAACTGGACGATCAATCATGAGCCGATCGTGTTTGAGGGCGACCCTGAAATCACCAAACGGGAATACCGTTACGACCCTCGGGTGATTAAAATTGGAAAACGCTATTATATTACCTGGTGTAACGGCTACCATGGCCCAACCATCGGAGTCGGCTATACGACCGACTTCAAAACGTTCCATCAGCTGGAAAACGCCTTTTTGCCATATAACCGCAACGGAGTGCTGTTCCCGCGCAAAATCGGCGATTATTATGCCATGGTCAGCCGTCCTAGCGATACGGGGCATACGCCTTTTGGGGATATCTTTTACAGCGTAAGCCCGGATCTTACGTTCTGGGGGAAACACCGGTATGTGATGGGTACCGTCAACGGCGACGAATCCGCTTGGCAGTCCAAAAAAATCGGCCCTGGTCCGGTTCCGATCGAGACCGACAAAGGCTGGCTGTTGATTTACCATGGGGTTATCAATACATGCAATGGGTTCGTGTACCGTATGGGCTGTGCCCTGCTGGACCTGGATGAGCCTTGGAAGGTGATCTCTAGATCGCGCAACTATATTCTCGGCCCTGAAACAATGTACGAATGCGTAGGCGACGTGCCGAATGTAACTTTCCCTTGCGCCGCCTTGACCGATGCCGATACCGGCCGCATTGCCATCTATTACGGCTGTGCCGATACGGTGACAGGGCTGGCCTTCACGACGGTAGATGAGCTGTTGAACTATATGGAGGAGTACCCATTATAA
- a CDS encoding alpha-mannosidase → MNKKKTAHIISHTHWDREWYMPYEKHHVRLVQLIDALLDKLDGDSEFRSFYLDGQTIILEDYLQVRPENQERLQRHITAGRLLIGPWYILQDAFLTSGEANVRNMQIGHQDAKRYGEVAKIGYFPDTFGLVGQTPQLMQQSGITNVFFGRGVKPTGFNNTVSDDGYESSFSELIWEGPDGSKVLGILFANWYSNGNEVPVDEAEARAFWDRKLADAEKYASTSELLFMNGCDHQPVQLDLPEAIETARKLYPDTEFVHSNFPDYLQAVEQVLDNDSLSTVKGELRSQRTDGWGTLVNTASARIYLKQMNQEGQALLEKVAEPLASFAHVLGKEYPHHLFTYAWKTLMQNHPHDSICGCSVDEVHREMVTRFDKSRHVAEAIIDDSKQLIASKVDTSVFASFGEDALPLVAMNTTGWTRSGTISVELDAARLYLREGFTLEETARQMKEVDLAGRVLVDDQGNTLDVTVEDLGQLFGYDLPDDKFRQPYMCRRVKLTFRAEQVPALGLRAYAWVRRAEAAASPVGSSLLHGERVMENELLHVEIADNGSFSITDKATGRVYRELGVYENTGDIGNEYMYKQPEGEAALTTKGLSARISVLEDTPYRASIQIAHDWEIPASADAKLDEEQRELVYYPERKAQRSRETVILKLRTIISLERGGRGVHIETTIDNQAKDHRVRALFPTDLSSSVHHVDSMFEIPVRDNVPAPEWANPSNTQHQQAFVDVSDSEAGAGLTVANLGLNEYEVLRDGRNTIAVTLLRSVGELGDWGLFPTPEAQCLGKHTVRMELIPHSGDGMTTGAYVEAYQFQIPWTVCQTGVHDGAIAPAYAPFQWESPELAFSSLKMNEETGDLLMRWYNMSDQHAELMLKSEIPHQYFYKTTILEEPREPLSSGNSREGLSMQVLPSEIVTVGVRR, encoded by the coding sequence ATGAATAAAAAGAAAACAGCACACATCATTTCCCACACCCACTGGGATCGGGAATGGTATATGCCTTATGAGAAGCATCATGTAAGGCTGGTGCAGCTTATCGATGCCTTGTTGGACAAGCTGGACGGGGATAGCGAATTCCGCAGCTTCTATCTCGATGGACAGACGATTATTCTGGAGGATTACCTCCAGGTCCGCCCGGAAAATCAGGAGCGGCTGCAGCGGCATATTACCGCCGGACGCCTGCTGATTGGGCCTTGGTATATTTTGCAGGATGCGTTTCTGACGAGCGGGGAAGCCAATGTGCGGAACATGCAGATTGGACACCAGGATGCCAAGCGTTACGGAGAGGTAGCCAAAATCGGCTACTTCCCGGATACGTTCGGGCTGGTGGGCCAGACGCCGCAGCTGATGCAGCAGTCCGGAATCACGAATGTATTCTTCGGCCGCGGCGTGAAGCCGACCGGGTTCAACAATACGGTGTCGGACGATGGTTATGAATCCTCCTTCTCGGAGCTGATCTGGGAAGGGCCGGACGGCTCCAAGGTGCTCGGCATTCTATTTGCGAATTGGTACTCGAACGGGAATGAAGTGCCGGTGGACGAAGCGGAAGCAAGGGCGTTCTGGGATCGCAAGCTGGCGGACGCCGAGAAATACGCCTCGACAAGCGAGCTGCTGTTCATGAACGGCTGCGATCATCAGCCGGTACAATTGGATCTGCCGGAGGCAATCGAAACGGCGCGGAAGCTGTACCCGGATACGGAGTTCGTTCATTCGAATTTCCCGGATTATTTGCAGGCGGTGGAGCAGGTTCTAGATAACGACAGTCTATCGACCGTCAAAGGCGAGCTGCGCAGCCAGCGGACGGACGGATGGGGCACACTGGTCAATACGGCGTCGGCCCGAATTTACTTGAAGCAGATGAACCAGGAAGGACAGGCGCTGCTGGAAAAGGTCGCAGAACCGCTAGCTTCGTTTGCTCATGTACTGGGCAAAGAGTATCCGCATCACTTGTTTACCTACGCCTGGAAGACACTGATGCAGAACCATCCGCATGACAGCATTTGCGGCTGCAGCGTAGACGAGGTGCACCGGGAAATGGTGACACGCTTCGATAAGAGCCGCCATGTGGCCGAGGCGATTATCGACGATAGCAAGCAGTTGATTGCGTCTAAGGTGGATACTTCGGTGTTCGCATCCTTTGGCGAAGATGCGCTGCCGCTGGTAGCGATGAATACGACGGGGTGGACTCGCAGCGGTACGATCAGCGTAGAGCTGGATGCAGCGCGCCTGTATTTGCGGGAAGGCTTCACGCTGGAAGAGACGGCTCGCCAGATGAAAGAGGTGGACCTCGCCGGCCGCGTGCTGGTAGATGATCAAGGGAATACGCTTGATGTGACGGTAGAGGATCTCGGTCAGTTGTTCGGCTATGATTTGCCGGATGACAAGTTCCGTCAGCCTTATATGTGCCGCCGGGTGAAGCTGACATTCCGGGCGGAGCAAGTACCTGCGCTTGGGCTGCGTGCGTACGCCTGGGTACGACGTGCTGAGGCCGCAGCATCCCCTGTCGGCTCCTCCCTGCTGCACGGCGAGCGCGTAATGGAGAACGAGCTGCTCCATGTCGAAATTGCCGACAATGGCTCGTTCTCGATCACCGACAAGGCGACAGGCCGTGTCTACCGCGAACTGGGCGTGTACGAGAACACCGGGGATATCGGGAACGAGTATATGTACAAGCAGCCTGAGGGAGAAGCGGCGCTGACGACGAAAGGACTTTCAGCCCGCATTTCTGTATTGGAGGATACGCCGTATCGCGCATCTATTCAGATTGCGCATGATTGGGAAATTCCGGCTTCGGCGGATGCCAAGCTGGATGAGGAGCAGCGTGAGCTTGTCTATTACCCGGAGCGCAAGGCGCAGCGCAGTCGAGAGACTGTAATCCTGAAGCTGCGGACGATCATCTCCTTGGAGCGCGGCGGCAGGGGAGTTCATATCGAGACCACGATCGATAACCAGGCCAAAGATCATCGGGTACGGGCATTGTTCCCGACGGATCTGTCCTCTTCCGTACATCATGTCGATTCCATGTTCGAAATCCCGGTACGGGATAACGTCCCGGCGCCGGAATGGGCCAATCCGAGCAACACCCAGCATCAGCAGGCGTTCGTGGACGTAAGTGACTCAGAGGCTGGGGCAGGACTGACCGTAGCGAACCTCGGCTTAAATGAATACGAGGTGCTGCGCGATGGACGCAACACCATTGCGGTCACGCTGTTGCGCAGCGTCGGCGAGCTTGGAGACTGGGGACTGTTCCCGACGCCGGAGGCCCAGTGCCTTGGGAAGCATACAGTACGGATGGAACTGATCCCGCATTCCGGGGACGGCATGACGACTGGCGCTTATGTGGAAGCCTACCAGTTCCAGATCCCATGGACGGTGTGCCAGACCGGGGTGCATGATGGGGCGATTGCGCCGGCTTATGCGCCGTTCCAATGGGAAAGCCCAGAGCTGGCGTTCTCTTCGTTGAAAATGAATGAGGAGACAGGAGATCTGCTGATGCGCTGGTACAATATGAGTGATCAGCATGCTGAGCTTATGCTGAAATCTGAAATTCCCCATCAGTATTTCTATAAGACGACGATTCTGGAAGAACCGCGGGAGCCACTATCCTCCGGGAACAGCCGTGAAGGATTGTCCATGCAGGTGCTCCCGAGCGAAATTGTAACAGTGGGCGTACGCCGATAA
- a CDS encoding PadR family transcriptional regulator, with the protein MNIQFKKGVLELCVLVLTAKKDRYGYELVEQISQRFEIAEGTIYPLLRRLAAEGLFSTYLHESMEGPPRKYYKITEQGREVMNELVSEWSKFAVGVQEMIEEGLG; encoded by the coding sequence ATGAATATCCAATTCAAGAAAGGGGTTTTGGAGCTTTGTGTTCTCGTCTTGACGGCTAAGAAGGATCGTTACGGTTATGAGCTTGTGGAGCAGATTTCACAAAGGTTCGAAATTGCGGAAGGAACGATTTATCCATTGCTGAGAAGGCTCGCCGCAGAAGGTTTATTTTCAACCTATCTTCATGAATCAATGGAGGGCCCTCCAAGAAAGTACTATAAGATTACGGAACAAGGAAGGGAAGTCATGAATGAGCTGGTATCGGAATGGAGCAAATTTGCTGTAGGAGTACAAGAGATGATTGAGGAGGGCTTGGGGTGA
- a CDS encoding DUF1700 domain-containing protein encodes MNKEAYLNELLQYLKQLSPAERKDILADYMEHFEQAELSGRSEEEVILKLGEPKLVAREVLAQSQIQKAGQSPSLPNVTKAVMATVSLGLFNLIIVFLPFVASLLVLAGLYGFSLFLIISPILLIIQHQSVSILIHDFFLMLGLVGAGLLLMVGALKVTGLYYKLVIRYLRYNLKAIGRI; translated from the coding sequence GTGAATAAGGAGGCGTATCTAAACGAACTGCTTCAATATTTAAAGCAGCTTTCTCCTGCCGAAAGAAAGGATATCCTGGCTGACTACATGGAGCACTTTGAGCAAGCTGAGCTCAGCGGACGAAGCGAAGAAGAAGTGATCCTTAAGCTAGGGGAGCCGAAACTGGTCGCCCGCGAGGTGCTGGCCCAGTCCCAAATCCAGAAGGCGGGACAGTCTCCTTCGCTCCCCAACGTGACTAAAGCCGTCATGGCAACGGTAAGCCTGGGTTTGTTCAATCTAATCATTGTATTTCTGCCGTTCGTTGCTTCGTTACTCGTGCTTGCCGGATTGTATGGATTTTCCCTCTTCTTAATCATATCTCCCATCCTGCTTATTATTCAGCATCAATCGGTCTCCATTCTCATCCATGATTTCTTCCTTATGCTTGGCCTAGTCGGTGCAGGATTATTACTTATGGTTGGAGCGTTAAAGGTGACTGGTCTATATTACAAGCTGGTAATCCGGTATTTACGGTATAATTTGAAAGCTATAGGGAGGATATGA
- a CDS encoding DUF4097 family beta strand repeat-containing protein: MTKNMRNILRLAIVLIAVAVIGNVVMYLMGNSPFNVENFDIQRSASTEQVKELYIRAETGTVKIIPIEGNEIEAILEGRTTKKWLKDYHLVMDKESGRVQIEIVQDSRMRFFDLYTKLQLTVGIPAAELDQLQVVTDTASIYIESVQANEYELTSDTGNIEVNAAEGLLNVKSDTGAIEIALERINYDIKAVTDTGDITIQTAKAPEALRTKLETDSGQIHVTLPHYEDDHIGAGGPLLHLVSDTGNLIIEHK, encoded by the coding sequence TTGACAAAAAACATGCGAAATATATTAAGACTGGCGATTGTTCTGATTGCTGTTGCGGTAATAGGTAATGTAGTGATGTATCTAATGGGGAATTCCCCATTCAACGTAGAGAATTTTGACATTCAAAGATCCGCTAGTACTGAGCAAGTCAAAGAACTGTATATTCGAGCCGAGACTGGGACGGTGAAGATCATTCCGATTGAAGGAAATGAAATCGAAGCGATATTGGAGGGAAGGACGACCAAGAAATGGCTGAAGGACTACCACTTAGTCATGGATAAGGAAAGCGGACGAGTTCAGATTGAGATTGTGCAGGACAGCAGGATGCGCTTTTTTGACCTCTATACTAAGCTTCAGTTAACGGTAGGCATTCCTGCGGCCGAGCTGGATCAACTGCAGGTCGTCACGGATACGGCAAGTATTTATATAGAATCGGTCCAGGCGAATGAATATGAGCTGACTAGCGACACAGGCAATATAGAAGTGAACGCAGCCGAGGGTCTCTTGAACGTAAAGTCGGACACTGGAGCAATCGAGATAGCCCTTGAACGAATTAACTACGACATCAAGGCGGTGACGGATACGGGCGACATTACGATACAGACCGCCAAGGCGCCTGAAGCGCTTCGCACCAAACTTGAAACAGATTCCGGACAGATCCATGTCACACTACCCCACTACGAAGATGATCATATCGGCGCTGGAGGACCGCTATTGCATCTTGTCTCCGACACCGGCAACCTCATTATTGAACATAAATAA
- a CDS encoding ABC transporter ATP-binding protein, whose protein sequence is MITANAKKVVIIEAVNLCKSYSMGTEQFHAAKGVNLQLYEGDFTVIMGSSGSGKSTLLYLLSGLDTITSGEVYFKGQRIDQYSEKEITDFRSNKIGYVYQSINLIPDFTLLENVAFPGYVAGRGKSEINIQAMTLLQMMGIAEQADRLPSQVSGGQQQRAAIARALINSPEVIFADEPTGALSQEQGTIILDILTEMNQKSQSIVMVTHDIKAACRADRLILVKDGNIDGILELGKYSPDQLKDRENQIFMFMSGKGR, encoded by the coding sequence ATGATTACGGCCAATGCCAAGAAGGTTGTTATCATCGAGGCGGTTAATTTGTGCAAATCTTATTCTATGGGAACTGAACAGTTCCATGCGGCCAAAGGTGTAAATCTTCAGTTGTACGAGGGGGATTTCACGGTCATTATGGGCAGCTCGGGCTCGGGCAAATCCACGCTGCTGTATCTGCTGAGCGGTCTGGATACGATAACTTCCGGAGAAGTATATTTTAAGGGCCAGCGAATCGACCAATATTCGGAGAAGGAGATCACGGATTTTCGATCCAACAAAATCGGCTATGTTTATCAGTCGATCAACTTAATCCCGGATTTCACCTTATTGGAAAATGTCGCTTTTCCGGGGTATGTGGCTGGTCGCGGTAAGAGTGAAATTAATATACAGGCTATGACCCTGCTGCAAATGATGGGCATTGCTGAGCAGGCAGACCGTCTGCCGTCCCAGGTATCCGGCGGACAGCAGCAGCGGGCAGCCATTGCCCGGGCGCTGATCAACTCTCCTGAAGTTATTTTTGCCGATGAGCCGACAGGGGCGCTTAGTCAGGAGCAAGGCACAATCATTTTGGATATTTTGACGGAAATGAACCAAAAGTCTCAATCCATAGTTATGGTTACACATGATATTAAGGCAGCCTGCAGAGCGGATCGCCTGATTCTAGTGAAGGATGGAAACATAGACGGGATCCTGGAACTCGGCAAGTATTCCCCGGATCAATTGAAGGACAGAGAAAACCAAATCTTTATGTTTATGTCGGGAAAGGGGCGGTAA
- a CDS encoding FtsX-like permease family protein, which yields MYAIWKLCWSNLKNKKVQNSFMAIIIMLSALLLSTAILVINNTNRVYENMHAKVHGAHQILRLENGIHDPNQVHQWWAGQQGVTASEMMRYRYLSSMSHAGAEIPNVDLFMMDTPKGPFPVDKLLFVQGGETQAPKPGTAWIPTSLAYSNDIQVGDPIEFKTDKETFRLQVAAVVVDISYCSPFATSGRIWMNGQDYNTHMASLQGSDMYMTGLRFDDYSQNRAYWESFEKFLGTPYLESVKDFESISSYYMIANQVISFIMVFLAVVMISVALYTLGFTISDAILSSYKTIGIIKSVGLSSRKVVAAYVTQYTLLAFVSVIPGILLSYVFSNNIVSSSMAYLNTGTADMNVQFSAIAIWVGAAVVAVIFLSALLFSYKARGIEPAQAIRYGMSEKDSSKQSGRGSTWKKKLLKLGSLPTEMIIGLRGVTKNIRGSALIILITALSTSVLVFGFLFVYSISSIHGTIAKWGYDSADLSVRIDNPAKLTYEQLHEEVLSDQRVKNYSRYGDANAVLPIDKDLAAEMEQDTMGILLTVAEGNYDEIGYENVKGRNPLNGQEISIGVNIARSLNIDVGDPLDIYIEGEKHTLTVTGIYQAIANMSYTGRITADVVRKVNPDYGAVMNTTFINLQDGVSIDQFVSELHHKYGSSIWTASQATLVDEVFSQAVTILILPMSVMALLFIVITFVIIYSICRINMKKESRTYGIYKSIGMTSRQIRMAVTAGILVVSAIGALVGVPLGLIGLPPLLNFILADYGIVEVPLILNGGGIAAMIPLSIVAACLGSWFASRSVQTTSPRILTVE from the coding sequence ATGTATGCGATATGGAAGCTATGCTGGTCGAATCTAAAAAATAAAAAAGTACAAAACAGCTTCATGGCGATCATCATCATGTTATCTGCCCTGCTTCTCTCCACGGCGATATTGGTCATCAACAACACGAACCGGGTATATGAGAATATGCATGCCAAGGTTCATGGGGCCCATCAAATTCTGCGGCTGGAGAACGGTATTCATGATCCTAATCAGGTTCATCAGTGGTGGGCCGGACAGCAGGGGGTTACGGCCTCGGAGATGATGCGGTACCGCTATCTGTCCAGCATGTCGCATGCCGGTGCAGAAATTCCTAATGTCGACTTGTTCATGATGGATACGCCGAAAGGCCCTTTTCCCGTCGATAAGCTCTTGTTTGTACAAGGGGGGGAGACACAGGCTCCCAAGCCTGGGACAGCCTGGATTCCGACATCTCTCGCTTATTCCAATGATATACAGGTAGGCGATCCAATCGAGTTCAAGACGGACAAGGAAACCTTCCGTCTGCAGGTCGCTGCGGTGGTCGTGGACATCTCCTACTGCTCGCCGTTTGCGACCAGCGGGAGAATATGGATGAATGGCCAGGATTACAACACCCATATGGCCTCGCTGCAAGGCAGCGATATGTATATGACAGGGCTCCGTTTTGATGATTATAGCCAAAACCGTGCTTACTGGGAGAGCTTCGAGAAGTTCCTGGGCACACCTTACTTGGAGTCAGTGAAAGATTTCGAAAGCATTTCCTCCTACTATATGATTGCCAATCAAGTCATCAGCTTTATTATGGTCTTCCTGGCAGTCGTCATGATATCCGTTGCTCTATATACGCTTGGATTTACAATTTCCGATGCGATTCTGTCGAGCTACAAGACGATCGGCATTATCAAATCGGTTGGCTTATCTTCTCGCAAGGTAGTTGCGGCTTATGTGACGCAATATACGCTGCTGGCGTTCGTCTCGGTTATTCCGGGCATTTTGTTAAGTTATGTGTTCTCGAACAATATCGTTAGCAGCTCGATGGCCTATCTCAATACAGGCACAGCGGATATGAATGTTCAATTTTCGGCTATTGCAATCTGGGTGGGTGCAGCGGTGGTCGCGGTCATATTCCTGTCTGCCCTGCTGTTCTCCTACAAAGCTCGCGGTATTGAGCCCGCACAGGCGATTCGTTATGGCATGTCGGAGAAGGACAGCTCCAAACAATCGGGCCGGGGAAGCACATGGAAGAAGAAGCTGCTGAAGCTGGGTTCCCTTCCAACGGAGATGATCATCGGACTAAGGGGCGTAACGAAAAATATACGGGGTTCTGCATTGATCATTTTGATTACGGCGTTGTCTACTTCAGTGCTCGTTTTTGGATTTTTGTTCGTGTACAGCATTTCCTCCATTCATGGAACTATTGCGAAATGGGGATATGATTCGGCCGACCTATCGGTAAGGATTGATAATCCGGCCAAATTGACCTATGAGCAGCTTCACGAAGAAGTGCTATCAGATCAAAGGGTCAAGAACTATAGCCGATATGGAGACGCCAATGCCGTATTGCCGATCGACAAAGATTTGGCAGCCGAAATGGAGCAGGATACGATGGGAATTTTGCTGACGGTGGCTGAGGGGAACTATGATGAGATTGGTTATGAGAACGTCAAAGGGCGCAATCCGTTGAACGGCCAAGAAATTTCCATCGGCGTTAATATTGCTAGAAGCTTGAACATCGATGTAGGCGATCCGCTCGACATTTACATCGAAGGAGAGAAGCATACGCTTACCGTGACGGGGATCTATCAGGCCATCGCAAACATGTCCTACACGGGACGCATAACAGCTGATGTTGTTCGAAAGGTTAACCCCGACTATGGCGCTGTGATGAACACGACTTTTATCAATTTGCAGGATGGCGTCTCTATTGATCAATTCGTAAGCGAATTGCATCATAAATACGGCAGTTCAATCTGGACGGCAAGCCAAGCTACGCTAGTGGATGAGGTGTTCTCCCAAGCGGTTACTATATTGATTTTGCCCATGTCGGTGATGGCCCTGTTGTTCATCGTCATTACGTTCGTTATTATCTACAGCATCTGCCGGATCAACATGAAGAAGGAAAGCCGGACCTATGGCATTTACAAATCGATTGGCATGACTTCCAGGCAAATTCGCATGGCGGTAACTGCTGGAATTCTAGTGGTGTCGGCGATTGGGGCTTTAGTGGGAGTTCCCCTCGGATTAATAGGTCTCCCTCCTCTGCTGAACTTCATTCTGGCCGATTATGGAATAGTTGAGGTACCATTAATTTTGAATGGGGGAGGGATTGCCGCGATGATTCCCCTGAGTATCGTGGCTGCATGTCTGGGATCTTGGTTCGCCTCCAGATCTGTTCAAACGACATCGCCGCGAATTCTGACGGTGGAATAA
- the fabD gene encoding ACP S-malonyltransferase, producing MTKTAFLFPGQGSQYVGMGKKLRDQFARARHLFEEANDTLGFDLAKLCFEGSSSELMQTMNTQPAILAVSVAAFEIGKEELGWEPYLLAGHSLGEYSALVCSGLLSFSDGLRIVRKRGMLMQAAVASSLGAMVAVIHVPREALEMWCRQASTATKQVVVACCNSRSQHVIAGHQEAVQTVVERLEAVPGAVVKYLNVSAPFHSPLMQTAADQLIVELEQYETQDGQWPIISNVTARPYQRQELNELLYRQMTHPVRWLETMEYMFRNGVDRTVEVGPRQVLTQLMNDTYPAIETYHFDNPLELEHLRSAFNAEYNRAAAIANIREAFTAAVIARSRSDNNDQHRTGVVLPIQQIRQIIEQIERDRGLNMDQAVHQIKEQLQFILTTKQLSPDEQSRIIRKIPSGAVN from the coding sequence ATGACAAAAACGGCCTTTTTGTTTCCGGGGCAAGGTTCCCAATATGTCGGAATGGGGAAAAAGCTGCGGGATCAATTCGCCAGGGCAAGACATCTGTTCGAGGAAGCGAATGATACATTGGGCTTCGATCTTGCCAAGCTGTGTTTCGAAGGAAGTTCCTCGGAACTCATGCAGACGATGAATACGCAGCCGGCTATTTTGGCCGTAAGCGTCGCTGCCTTTGAAATCGGCAAGGAAGAACTGGGCTGGGAGCCCTATTTGCTGGCTGGACATAGTCTGGGTGAATATTCGGCCTTAGTGTGCAGCGGCCTCTTGTCGTTTTCGGACGGGCTTCGCATCGTCAGGAAGCGGGGAATGCTGATGCAAGCGGCAGTTGCCTCCAGCCTTGGAGCAATGGTAGCCGTGATTCATGTACCCAGGGAAGCATTGGAGATGTGGTGCCGTCAGGCTTCTACGGCCACGAAACAGGTAGTTGTTGCCTGCTGCAATTCACGGAGCCAGCATGTGATTGCTGGGCACCAGGAGGCAGTCCAAACCGTCGTTGAGAGGCTGGAAGCCGTGCCGGGCGCGGTTGTGAAGTATTTGAATGTCAGCGCTCCGTTCCACAGCCCGCTAATGCAAACCGCAGCCGATCAGCTCATCGTAGAACTGGAGCAGTATGAGACCCAGGATGGGCAATGGCCTATTATTTCCAACGTTACTGCCCGGCCCTACCAGCGGCAGGAGCTGAATGAGCTTCTTTACCGCCAGATGACTCATCCAGTTCGCTGGCTGGAGACGATGGAGTATATGTTCCGCAATGGAGTCGACCGGACGGTGGAAGTCGGGCCGCGGCAGGTTCTGACTCAGCTTATGAATGACACCTATCCCGCCATAGAAACCTACCATTTTGACAATCCGCTAGAATTAGAGCACTTACGCTCCGCATTTAACGCAGAGTATAACCGCGCAGCAGCTATCGCCAATATTCGGGAAGCTTTTACAGCAGCAGTAATTGCCCGAAGCCGCAGTGACAATAATGACCAGCATAGGACAGGCGTTGTCCTGCCAATCCAGCAAATAAGACAAATCATAGAACAGATTGAACGCGACCGCGGTTTGAATATGGATCAGGCGGTACACCAGATCAAGGAGCAGCTGCAATTCATCCTGACCACCAAGCAGCTATCACCGGATGAGCAGTCGAGAATCATTAGAAAAATACCGTCTGGGGCCGTAAATTAA